Within Alcaligenes sp. SDU_A2, the genomic segment CCAGGCGGACACTTTTGCCGGACTGGCCGGACTGGGCGATCTGGTCCTGACCGCCACTGGCGAACTATCGCGCAACCGGCAGGTCGGTTTGGCGGTGGGCGCAGGTCAAAGCCTGGACAGCATCCTGGCGACCGGCATCACCGCAGAAGGGGTGCGCTGCGCCAGCGCCGCACTGGCCATGGGCCAGGCACACCATGTGGACCTGCCCATTACCGAAGCCGTATGCCAGATCTTGTTTCACCACTTGCCGCCCCGGCAGGCCGTCCACGCCTTGCTGACGCGCGAAGCCAAGCAGGAAGGCCGCTGACCCCCTTCACCGAGGCACCGGCACAAACTGGCCACGCCCGCTACACTAGCTGCGGGCTGACGGCAGTTTTTTACTTTTGAAATCATCACTATGTCATTGTTCGCACGCTCTCGCCGCCTGATCTACTCGTCCTTGCTGGGGCTGGCCTGCGCCGCTCTTATGCCTACCGTCTCGACCGCTCAGTCCAGCTGGCCCGAGCGCCCTATCCAAATGGTCGTGCCCTTTCCAGCCGGATCGTCGCCCGATGCCTTAGCGCGCGCCATCGCCGAGCCCCTGGCCCAGAACCTGGGCCAACCCGTCATCGTGGATAACCGCCCTGGTGCGGGCGGCAATATCGGCACGCGTTTCGTCGCCCATGCCAAGCCCGACGGCTATACGCTACTGTTGACCATCAATGGCCCTATGGTGACGGCACCGACTTTGTACAAGAACACCCTAGGCTACGATCCGCTCAAGGACCTGCAGCCTATTTCCATGATAGGCACCAGCCCGAATGTCCTGGTCGTTCCGGCCGACTCGCCGGCCAATACGGTTCAGGAATTTATTGATCTGGCCAAATCCCGTCCAGGCGAACTGAACTACGGCTCGGTCGGCCCAGGCAGCTCCGCTCACCTGGCTATGGCCATGCTGGAAAACGCAGCCGATATCCGTCTTGAGCAAATCCCCTACTCCGGCTTTCCGCAGATTCTGACCGCCATCATCGCCGGCGATATCGACGCCGCCTTCATGGTGCCCGGCATCGCCATGCCCCAGGTTCAGGCCGGCAAAGTCAAGGCGCTGGCCATTACCTCGTTGAAACCCAGCGAACTGCTGCCCGGACTGCCCACCATGGTACAGGCCGGCCAGAAACAATTCGAGGCCATCTCCTGGGACGCTTTCTTCGTGCCAAGCAACACACCCGACGATATCGTTGCGCGCCTGAACAAAGAAGTTACCGCCGTCCTGCAGCGCGAGGACATCAAAGCCAAGCTCAACGCTTTTTACTTCTCGTCCGAACCATCCACGCCCCAAGCCATGACAGACAAGATCCTGGCCGACAAAGCGCGCTGGGATGCCGTAATCGACCGCCTGAAGCTGTCACTGGACTAAAGCGGCATACCCCCACGCATCGCCACTTGATCGGCGATGCATGGGGCCAGCCCGGACGCCAACCGTCCAAACCAGGCACGTCACCACACCCGGCAGAACGACTTAAACCCCACCTTCGTACGACGCTTGCCGCCAGGCCTCAAACACACAGACCGCCACCGCGTTGGACAGGTTCAGGCTGCGCTGACCGGCCATCATGGGCAGGCGAATGCGCTGCGCCGGGGGAAACACGGCCAATTGTTCTGCCGACAAGCCCGCCGTCTCGCGACCGAACACAAAGACATCGCCCGGCCGGAAAGCCTGCTCGGCAATCAGATGGCTGCCTCTTGTGGTCAAGGCGAAACAGCGCCCGGGAGCTGCCGCGCTGGCCTGCAAGGCCTCTTGCAAGGTGTCGTGCACCTGTACCTGCGCCCATTCGTGATAATCCAGTCCGGCGCGCCGCAGCTTGCTGTCCTCCAGCTCGAACCCCAAGGGTCGCACCAGATGCAAGACACTGCCTGTGTTGGCGGCCAGCCGGATCACATTGCCCGTATTGGGAGGAATTTCGGGCGAAACCAGCACGATATGAAACATGAACTATCCAGAAAACCGCCGTCTGAACGGCTAAAACGACAAAGATGAAACTGGCCGCCACGGAGCCCTTGCCGCCACCAGTGCGCACACAGAGCGCGCTCCGGCAAGACGGCAGGTCCGCGCCAGCGCATCCAGGGTGGCACCGGTGGTCAGCACATCGTCCACCAGCAAAACATCGCGCCCATCCAACCGGGCGGACAGCACGAACGCATCACGCATGGCAGCCCGACGCGCCCGTCGGCCCAAGCGCTTCTGCACACCAGCGCCTTCACGGTTCCAGCGCACGACTACCGGGCACATGCGCACAAACAAGCGCCTAGCCACCTGATGCGCCAATAAAGCACTGGGGCTGAAGCCGCGTTCGCGCAAGGCCCGCCTTCTGGCCGGTACAGGAATTATCCAGGCATGCTTGTCCAGGCCCGGCCCATGCACTTGCCATTGAGCCACCATCAGATCGGCCAGAACCGGCACCAGCTCCAGTTGATGCAAAATTTTAAGCCCATGAACCAACATATCGCCAGGGTGTTCGTAGTCAAACGCGGCCACCGCTGCCTGCAGCGCAACCTGTCCCGCTGCGCAATCCGGACAAGACAGCAAGCCCAAAGGCGGCAAAGCCAGTGCGCAGCGCGGGCAGCGCATGCGCTGCGCCGATAGCCGCAAGGTTTCCCTGCATAAGGGGCACAAGGCCCCGGCACAGGACCGCAAGCCGCACAACACGCAGGGACGGGCCGGGAAATGACGCCACAAGGCCAAGGGTTGCAGGTCGCGCCGTATCAGTGGATGCGCCATAATATGTCGTTGTCCTTTTTCCAGAACAGGCAGGCCTGATCACACCACAATGCGGTGAGCCAAGCCAGTCCACGCTGCGCAACTATGTCCTCCCTACCCTCGCTGCCTATCGATTCCGCCCATGTCGAACAACAATTCGACCGTCGCGCTCCATTGGATCAAGCCCAGTTCCTGTATGGCGAGATCGCCCAGCGCATGCTGTCACGACTGGCCTTGATACGCTTGCAACCGACCCATATCCTGGATGCAGGCTGTGGTTCCAGCCATGCGCTGGAACCGCTGCGTTCGCGTTACCCCGACATGCAATACACCGGCCTGGATCGCAGCGCGCGGCTGCTGGCCAGCGCACGCGAGCGTTACCAGGCCAGGCCCAGCCTGTGGCAACGCCTGCGCAATCAGCCTACGCCGGCGGCAAACTGGGTGCAGGCCGATCTGGCACATAGCGGCCTGCCGGCCGAAAGCCAGGAATTAATCTGGTCCAATATGGCTCTGCACTGGCATCCAGAACCGCATCGTGTACTGGAAGAGTGGCGACGTCTGCTCAAACCTGACACCCTGGTCATGTTCTCCTGCCTGGGCCCCGGCTCACTGGCCGAATTGCGCAGCGCTATGGCGATGGCCGATCTGGGCACGCACAGCATGGAATTTGTGGACATGCACGATTTCGGCGACCTGCTGCTGGAAAACGGCTTTGCCGATCCGGTCATGGATCAGGAAATCATCACCCTGACGTATCGCAACGCCGAAAAATTACTGAACGACCTGCACGTCCTGGGCGGCAATCCACACACCCAGCGCAAGCGTGGTTTAAGCGGCCGACAGTGGCGCGAACGTCTTGTGCAGGCGCTGGACAAGCAACGCCACATGGACGGTACCTTGCACCTGACCCTGGAGGTCGCCTATGGCCACGCCTGGCGCGCCCGCAGCCGCCGCAGCGTGCAAGGCGAAGTCAGCGTGCCGATCTCCACCATCAGCCGCCGCCCCAAGCCTTCATTGGACTGAACTGTCCGCGCTGCTCTGACAGGCGCTTCATTTAAGAGTAAACTTTCCCGACCGGCCGTTCAGGCCGGTCGCGTTCTCAGGGCGGGGTGCAATTCCCCACCGGCGGTAATGGCCTTTGCCTAGCCCGCGAGCGCCTGGCCCCACGGCCAGGGTCAGCAGATCCGGTGCGATCCCGGAGCCGACGGTTACAGTCCGGATAAAGAGAGAACGGGACAGGCCATCGATTCTGTACCTTTGGTGCAGGCCGACGGTATGTCCTGATTCCTGCATGCCCTGTTTGTTGTCTCGAAACAGGAAATCACCATGAACAGCATCACCCCCGCCAACCATCTGGCCCCCCGTATTGCCTTCATTCAAGCCTGCTGGCACAAAGACATCGTGGATCAGGCACGTCTAGGCTTTATCGACGAAATCCGCAACCTGGGGCAAGACCCCGAGCATATCGACTTCTTTGAAGTGGGCGGCGCGTTCGAGATTCCCCTGCATGCCCGTCGCCTGGCTCGTTCAGGCCAGTATGCAGCCATCGTAGCGGCAGGACTGGTAGTGGACGGCGGAATCTACCGCCACGACTTTGTTGCCACCGCCGTGATCCAGGGCTTGATGCAAGTACAGCTGGAGACCGATGTTCCCGTGTTTTCGGTGGTGCTAACCCCCCATCACTTCCATGACGGGCAGGAACATCACGACTACTTCCATCGCCACTTCGTCCTTAAAGGGCGCGAAGCCGCCCGCACCTGCCTGGACACCGTGAATAAACTGCAGGCTTTGCCCGATGCGATGCGCATGCCCGCCCTGTAGGAGTACGGGTCTACTTGCACCGACAACAAAAAACCCGCCGTAGCGGGTTTTTTGTTGTTACCACTGTTTCAAGACTGGTTACGCTTGCGGGATGAATCGATGCCCAGTTGCTTGAGCTTACGATACAAGTGCGTCCGCTCCAGGCCGGTACGTTCGGAAACACGCGTCATGCTGTGATTTTCGCGGCGCAAGTGGTATTCAAAATAAATGCGTTCAAATTCGTCGCGGGCCTCGCGCAGCGGCAAATCCAGGGAAATACTACCCAACTGAGATTCGTCCACTTCAGGTTCGGGTGCCACTGCCGCCGGCACCTGACCCGCAGCAAGAGACGCGACCGGTGCATCGGCACGACGCTCTGTGCCGTTGATGGCAGGACGTGCCGCTGCCACCAGCGCCTTAGGTGCAACCGTACGCTCCAGCCCCGAAGAGACGGTCTTGAGCAGACGCTGCATGGTAATGGGCTTTTCCAGGAAATCCACCGCACCGATGCGTGTGGCCTCCACTGCCGTATCCACCGTGGCATGGCCGCTCATCATGACGACGGGCATGTCCAATAAACCTTGCGATGCCCACTCCTTGAGCAGGCTGACGCCGTCGGTATCCGGCATCCAAATATCGAGCAAGACCAGATCGGGACGACCACGCAAGCGCGCCTCGCGAGCCTGGGCGGCATTTTCCGCCAGCTGAACGCTGTGTCCCTCGTCGTATAGGATTTCCGACAAGAGTTCGCGAATGCCGATTTCGTCATCAACTACCAGAATTCTGGCCATATAGCGTCACCTACGTACTTTTTACGCATTATCGTTTGCTTGCCGCCCGGAGTCCAGACGAATATGCTGGTCCGCCAGTCGGGTCAGGAGGATGGAAATGCGCGCCCCCCCCTCGCGGCGATTGGAAACATCGATCCTGCCGCCGTGCTCCTCGATGATTTTCTTTACTATAGCAAGTCCCAGGCCCGTACCGGTGGGCTTGGTGGTTACGTACGGTTCAAAAACACGCGCCAACATCTGGGGCTCGAATCCTGGGCCGTTGTCGGCGACGACAAAACGGACCGCGCCAGGCGAGTCTGCTCCTTCTATGCCAGCCATCATGGTTTTAACAAATACACGCGCCTGGTCAAGTGATTGATCCTGGGCGGCCGCTTCACGCGCATTGGCCAGCAAATTATGGATGACCTGACGCAACTGCGTAGGATCACCCTGGATCAAAGGCAGATCCGGGTCCAACTCCACATCAATTGCCACCGTGTAACCATCATCGCGCACCATGCCGTCCACCGGGTCCCAACCATAAAGAGTCAGCACTTCGGTGATCAGCTCGTTGATATTGATGTCCTGCATCTGAGTGGCCGGCTTGCGCGCATATTCCCGAAAGTCTTCCACCATTTTTTTGAGCGAGCCGACCTGATTGACAATGGTATTGGTGTAGCGCAGCAACATGGCGGCATGCGTCTGGTCCAACTGCGACTCCAGCTTCATGGCCAGACGTTCGGCCGAGAGCTGAATAGGTGTCAGCGGATTTTTGATCTCGTGCGCCAGCCGGCGCGCCACCTCACTCCAGGCCACCAGACGGCTGGCAGAGATGACATCCGTAATATCGTCGAACACAACCAGATAGCCTGTCGCCTGGCCATCCACCCGCAGCAACGTACCCCGCGCCAGCACGGTGACAATCGTGTCACGAGCCTCATTGGCCTGACCCATCTCCAACTCGAATTGCTGCTGCCAATACGGGTGCTCCGAACCCATCGCCTGATGGGCGGAAAACGCATCGCGAATCACCGAAGCAAACTTCAGCGCACCATCCAATGTCTCCAGAGGACGCCCTTTGATGGAACGCAAATCCACGTGCAGGATGCGCTGCGCCCCCTGGTTGAACATCGTCACGCGAAACATCTCATCAAAGGCCAACACCCCGCTGGACAGATTGCTGAGCACCGACTCCAAATAGACGTTAGAGCGCTCCAGCTGCAAGCGGTTTCTCTCGACCATGCGACGTGCCTCGTCCAACTGCCGGGTCATGGCATTGAAGGAACGGGTCAACTGGCCAACTTCGTCCTTGGCGGGCGGCTCTGGCAAGGGGCGATAATCGCCCACGCCGACAGCCTGGGTACCGGCTGCCAGCGTCAACAGCGGTCGGGTCAGGCGACGCGACAGCGCCAAGGCGGCGGCTACCGCCGTGAACACCGCCAAGATCAACGCCAGGGTCAGGGTAATGCCATACAGCTTGCGCAGCCCCTGACGCGACAAGGCCAGTTCCTGATAGTCACGGAATCCCTGCTGGACCTGGTTAGCATTGCGAGCAATCTTGTCCGGCACCGGCTGTATTACCTGCAGCCAGCGGGCATCGGCATTGCCGCCCAGCGAAGCCGTGAATCGATTGGCGTCCGCCAACGGCAGCACAATACGTAGGCGCAAGCCGGTCGATTCGGCAGACACGCCGCTGTCGTCGGCTGTGCCATCGGCGGCGGGCTGGTCATCGTCCACCTCGGCTGCCGAGTACTGACGAGAAATACGCAGCTGATTCATGACGCTGGAAGGCGGCATGTCCGGCAGCAAAATATCGTAGCGAGACGAAGAAAATGCCAGCAAACGACCATTGCTGGAAAAAATCATGGCCTCGGACACTCCGCTGTTCTCTCGCAGCGAGGTCAGCAGACCGCTGTAATGCGCGCCATCGGTTTTGTTCAGCGCATTCACCATCTCGTGAGCCCGACCTTCCAGCTCATTCAGTTGAGAAT encodes:
- a CDS encoding 6,7-dimethyl-8-ribityllumazine synthase gives rise to the protein MNSITPANHLAPRIAFIQACWHKDIVDQARLGFIDEIRNLGQDPEHIDFFEVGGAFEIPLHARRLARSGQYAAIVAAGLVVDGGIYRHDFVATAVIQGLMQVQLETDVPVFSVVLTPHHFHDGQEHHDYFHRHFVLKGREAARTCLDTVNKLQALPDAMRMPAL
- a CDS encoding ComF family protein, producing the protein MAHPLIRRDLQPLALWRHFPARPCVLCGLRSCAGALCPLCRETLRLSAQRMRCPRCALALPPLGLLSCPDCAAGQVALQAAVAAFDYEHPGDMLVHGLKILHQLELVPVLADLMVAQWQVHGPGLDKHAWIIPVPARRRALRERGFSPSALLAHQVARRLFVRMCPVVVRWNREGAGVQKRLGRRARRAAMRDAFVLSARLDGRDVLLVDDVLTTGATLDALARTCRLAGARSVCALVAARAPWRPVSSLSF
- a CDS encoding response regulator translates to MARILVVDDEIGIRELLSEILYDEGHSVQLAENAAQAREARLRGRPDLVLLDIWMPDTDGVSLLKEWASQGLLDMPVVMMSGHATVDTAVEATRIGAVDFLEKPITMQRLLKTVSSGLERTVAPKALVAAARPAINGTERRADAPVASLAAGQVPAAVAPEPEVDESQLGSISLDLPLREARDEFERIYFEYHLRRENHSMTRVSERTGLERTHLYRKLKQLGIDSSRKRNQS
- a CDS encoding sensor histidine kinase; translation: MRWILRTALVGAAISALALFSLLVWSTGNASRYAQQYDLLLVLNGVLAATLISWVLLLTARLIRQIRRRQFGARMTARFAFYFTLIGIIPGALIYILSVQFMSRSIESWFNVRVDTALESGLSLGRAALDSQLNELEGRAHEMVNALNKTDGAHYSGLLTSLRENSGVSEAMIFSSNGRLLAFSSSRYDILLPDMPPSSVMNQLRISRQYSAAEVDDDQPAADGTADDSGVSAESTGLRLRIVLPLADANRFTASLGGNADARWLQVIQPVPDKIARNANQVQQGFRDYQELALSRQGLRKLYGITLTLALILAVFTAVAAALALSRRLTRPLLTLAAGTQAVGVGDYRPLPEPPAKDEVGQLTRSFNAMTRQLDEARRMVERNRLQLERSNVYLESVLSNLSSGVLAFDEMFRVTMFNQGAQRILHVDLRSIKGRPLETLDGALKFASVIRDAFSAHQAMGSEHPYWQQQFELEMGQANEARDTIVTVLARGTLLRVDGQATGYLVVFDDITDVISASRLVAWSEVARRLAHEIKNPLTPIQLSAERLAMKLESQLDQTHAAMLLRYTNTIVNQVGSLKKMVEDFREYARKPATQMQDININELITEVLTLYGWDPVDGMVRDDGYTVAIDVELDPDLPLIQGDPTQLRQVIHNLLANAREAAAQDQSLDQARVFVKTMMAGIEGADSPGAVRFVVADNGPGFEPQMLARVFEPYVTTKPTGTGLGLAIVKKIIEEHGGRIDVSNRREGGARISILLTRLADQHIRLDSGRQANDNA
- a CDS encoding methyltransferase domain-containing protein; this encodes MSSLPSLPIDSAHVEQQFDRRAPLDQAQFLYGEIAQRMLSRLALIRLQPTHILDAGCGSSHALEPLRSRYPDMQYTGLDRSARLLASARERYQARPSLWQRLRNQPTPAANWVQADLAHSGLPAESQELIWSNMALHWHPEPHRVLEEWRRLLKPDTLVMFSCLGPGSLAELRSAMAMADLGTHSMEFVDMHDFGDLLLENGFADPVMDQEIITLTYRNAEKLLNDLHVLGGNPHTQRKRGLSGRQWRERLVQALDKQRHMDGTLHLTLEVAYGHAWRARSRRSVQGEVSVPISTISRRPKPSLD
- a CDS encoding Bug family tripartite tricarboxylate transporter substrate binding protein; protein product: MSLFARSRRLIYSSLLGLACAALMPTVSTAQSSWPERPIQMVVPFPAGSSPDALARAIAEPLAQNLGQPVIVDNRPGAGGNIGTRFVAHAKPDGYTLLLTINGPMVTAPTLYKNTLGYDPLKDLQPISMIGTSPNVLVVPADSPANTVQEFIDLAKSRPGELNYGSVGPGSSAHLAMAMLENAADIRLEQIPYSGFPQILTAIIAGDIDAAFMVPGIAMPQVQAGKVKALAITSLKPSELLPGLPTMVQAGQKQFEAISWDAFFVPSNTPDDIVARLNKEVTAVLQREDIKAKLNAFYFSSEPSTPQAMTDKILADKARWDAVIDRLKLSLD
- a CDS encoding tRNA (cytidine(34)-2'-O)-methyltransferase — protein: MFHIVLVSPEIPPNTGNVIRLAANTGSVLHLVRPLGFELEDSKLRRAGLDYHEWAQVQVHDTLQEALQASAAAPGRCFALTTRGSHLIAEQAFRPGDVFVFGRETAGLSAEQLAVFPPAQRIRLPMMAGQRSLNLSNAVAVCVFEAWRQASYEGGV